The following are from one region of the Leucobacter sp. Psy1 genome:
- a CDS encoding P1 family peptidase — MTDPASPRARDLGVPLDGVTGRWNAITDVPGLEVGFETIVHDEPSVARTGVTAILPRGRSGLGVPCAAGVAVLNGNGELTGRSWIDEAGQFQTPLAITNSHAVGSVHRGIDRWLAAHDPGAAAQWMLPVVGETWDGYLNEINAEAVTPEHAMRALDSAASGPVAEGNVGGGTGMNCYGFKGGTGTASRIVGAGDRSWTVGVLLQANFGSRAELRVDGHRLGRGSAAACPIETTDWFAHETGEAAGATPGAGSVIVVVATDAPLLPDQCRALARRVPLGLARTGTTGSHFSGDIFLAFSTANAGALRSRMGTPAATTEQLEVLAWGAIDALYSAVVEATEEAVLNALVAARDIEGRNGHASFAIPHEEIRAAFDH; from the coding sequence GTGACCGATCCAGCATCCCCCCGTGCCCGCGACCTGGGAGTGCCGCTCGACGGCGTGACCGGCAGGTGGAACGCGATCACCGACGTGCCCGGTCTCGAAGTCGGCTTCGAGACGATCGTGCACGACGAGCCGAGTGTCGCGCGGACGGGGGTCACCGCGATCCTGCCCCGGGGCCGCTCGGGGCTCGGGGTCCCCTGCGCCGCGGGAGTAGCTGTGCTCAACGGCAACGGTGAACTTACCGGGCGCTCCTGGATCGACGAGGCCGGACAGTTCCAGACGCCGCTCGCGATCACTAACTCGCACGCCGTAGGGTCAGTGCACCGCGGGATCGACCGGTGGCTTGCCGCGCACGATCCGGGTGCGGCTGCGCAGTGGATGCTGCCCGTCGTGGGAGAGACTTGGGACGGTTACCTCAACGAGATCAATGCCGAAGCGGTGACTCCCGAGCACGCGATGCGCGCCCTCGACTCGGCGGCTTCCGGTCCCGTCGCGGAAGGCAACGTCGGTGGCGGAACCGGCATGAACTGCTACGGGTTCAAGGGAGGCACCGGAACCGCGTCACGCATCGTCGGTGCGGGGGACCGGTCGTGGACGGTGGGGGTGCTGCTGCAGGCGAACTTCGGCTCCCGGGCCGAGCTCCGCGTCGACGGACACCGGCTCGGGCGCGGCTCCGCAGCGGCGTGCCCGATCGAGACGACCGACTGGTTCGCGCACGAGACCGGCGAGGCGGCAGGCGCAACGCCCGGCGCGGGCAGCGTCATTGTGGTCGTCGCGACCGACGCCCCGCTCCTCCCCGACCAGTGCCGCGCCCTCGCCCGCCGGGTACCGCTGGGTCTTGCCCGTACCGGCACGACCGGGAGTCACTTTTCGGGGGACATCTTCCTCGCGTTCTCCACCGCGAACGCTGGGGCGCTGAGGTCGCGCATGGGCACGCCGGCGGCGACGACCGAGCAGCTCGAGGTGCTCGCGTGGGGTGCCATTGATGCTCTCTATAGCGCGGTCGTCGAGGCCACGGAGGAGGCGGTGCTGAACGCTCTCGTCGCGGCGCGCGACATCGAGGGCCGCAACGGTCACGCGAGTTTCGCGATCCCCCACGAGGAGATCCGCGCCGCGTTCGACCACTAG
- a CDS encoding TetR/AcrR family transcriptional regulator, with protein sequence MTPTPKGRLRRERLVAAASETISELGIAGTSVRAVADRASVSAGSVLYHFESIDQLVDAAVQGAIDEFSDRRARMVEGESDPVLRLRRMLEAGIPETISNDLRIVYEASSMLRERPQFRASVNVLMERQVALYRTVVEVGTAVGAFRPRMSVHAIAENLVALEDAYDLYLLDPSNRSRGRYLRNAIAFAEIALDCSLEVGTEPLAPAGEPRKDAP encoded by the coding sequence ATGACTCCCACGCCCAAGGGTCGCCTGCGCAGAGAACGGCTCGTCGCCGCGGCGAGCGAGACGATCAGCGAACTCGGAATCGCCGGCACAAGCGTCCGCGCGGTCGCGGACCGCGCTTCCGTGAGCGCCGGCAGCGTGCTCTATCACTTCGAGAGCATCGACCAGCTCGTGGACGCCGCGGTGCAGGGCGCGATCGACGAGTTCAGCGATCGTCGAGCCCGGATGGTCGAGGGTGAGTCAGATCCCGTACTGCGCTTGCGTCGCATGCTCGAGGCGGGCATCCCTGAAACCATCAGCAATGATCTCAGGATCGTGTACGAAGCCTCGTCGATGCTCCGCGAACGGCCGCAGTTCCGCGCCTCTGTGAACGTGCTCATGGAGCGGCAGGTCGCGCTCTACCGCACCGTCGTCGAGGTCGGCACCGCCGTCGGCGCCTTCCGGCCCCGGATGAGTGTGCATGCAATCGCCGAGAATCTCGTCGCGCTCGAGGACGCGTACGACCTCTACCTTCTTGACCCAAGCAACCGCTCCCGCGGACGGTACCTGCGGAACGCTATCGCGTTCGCCGAGATTGCCCTGGACTGCTCGCTCGAGGTTGGTACCGAACCACTCGCACCCGCAGGAGAACCCCGAAAGGACGCGCCGTGA
- a CDS encoding APC family permease translates to MHTNETTEGPREGTLARGKLGTFDIVFFVVSAAAPLTVAVSSAPLAFLVGGVGAPGAMLASGAVLILFAIGFTAMSRFVRNTGAFYAYAAAGLGKPVGIGVAFITIVAYAFLCICFYALLGFYANLTFSHLFGFELHWGVWAALAVAIVGFLGYRRIDVGAKVLAVLLTAEIAILLVISIAIVAQNGAAIPEATAASFNPQNVFFAAGASALFVFGFGAFLGFEGTVIYAEEADRPTRTVPRATYIAIAFLAIFYAFTFWALTVAFGAEGVIALANSDNFEEMMFIAGENALGAWAGIVLEILIVTSFFACVLAFHNACARYLFSLGRERLLPKVFARTHPKMSSPHIASIVLTAISLLAMVIGAVSGADPFLGIGLWSYAIGVAGLIFSQGVAAVSVIGFFWRDRRGYGVWRVVVAPIFGAIGLLTAFTVIVTHFDLVSGVEGGVNWIMIACVPVVFLFGVGVGLVMKRRAPRRYAALTQSVRVIAVDEVEAR, encoded by the coding sequence ATGCATACGAACGAGACAACCGAGGGTCCACGCGAGGGGACACTCGCGCGAGGAAAGCTCGGCACCTTCGACATAGTCTTCTTCGTCGTCTCCGCTGCAGCGCCGCTCACGGTGGCCGTGAGCTCGGCGCCCCTCGCGTTTCTCGTCGGCGGAGTGGGTGCGCCCGGCGCCATGCTGGCGAGTGGCGCAGTGCTGATTCTCTTCGCGATCGGGTTCACCGCCATGTCCCGCTTCGTGAGGAACACTGGCGCGTTCTACGCGTACGCCGCAGCCGGGCTTGGCAAGCCAGTCGGGATCGGTGTCGCGTTCATCACCATCGTCGCGTATGCGTTTCTCTGCATCTGCTTCTACGCGCTGCTCGGGTTCTACGCGAATCTCACCTTCTCCCACCTGTTCGGCTTCGAGCTGCACTGGGGAGTCTGGGCCGCGCTGGCCGTCGCCATCGTCGGATTCCTCGGCTACCGGAGGATCGATGTCGGAGCCAAGGTTCTCGCGGTGCTGCTGACCGCCGAGATCGCGATCCTGCTCGTGATCTCGATCGCCATCGTCGCTCAGAACGGCGCGGCGATCCCCGAGGCCACGGCGGCATCGTTCAACCCGCAGAACGTCTTCTTCGCGGCGGGGGCGAGCGCCCTATTCGTGTTCGGGTTCGGCGCGTTCCTCGGCTTCGAAGGCACGGTGATCTATGCAGAGGAGGCTGATCGTCCGACGCGAACCGTTCCCCGCGCGACGTACATCGCGATCGCCTTTCTCGCGATCTTCTACGCCTTCACCTTCTGGGCGCTGACCGTCGCCTTCGGTGCTGAAGGCGTAATCGCACTTGCCAACTCGGACAATTTCGAGGAGATGATGTTCATCGCCGGCGAGAACGCGCTGGGGGCGTGGGCGGGCATCGTCCTGGAGATTCTCATCGTCACGAGCTTCTTTGCCTGCGTCCTCGCGTTCCACAACGCCTGCGCGCGGTACCTCTTCTCGCTCGGCCGCGAGCGACTGCTGCCGAAGGTGTTCGCGCGCACGCACCCGAAGATGTCGTCCCCGCACATCGCGAGCATCGTGCTCACTGCGATCTCACTCCTCGCGATGGTGATCGGCGCCGTATCTGGCGCGGATCCGTTCTTGGGCATCGGTCTCTGGAGCTACGCGATCGGAGTTGCGGGACTCATCTTCTCTCAGGGCGTCGCAGCCGTCTCCGTGATCGGGTTCTTCTGGCGTGATCGCCGCGGGTACGGCGTCTGGCGAGTCGTTGTGGCGCCGATCTTCGGAGCGATCGGCCTGCTCACCGCGTTTACGGTGATCGTGACCCACTTCGACCTCGTCTCGGGGGTCGAGGGCGGCGTCAACTGGATTATGATCGCCTGTGTGCCGGTGGTGTTCCTCTTCGGGGTCGGCGTCGGTCTCGTGATGAAACGGCGGGCTCCGCGCCGCTACGCGGCGCTTACACAGTCAGTGCGCGTGATCGCCGTCGACGAAGTGGAGGCCAGATGA
- a CDS encoding DUF2207 domain-containing protein: MVDGSVILGILAIGSGLTLIGLLIVAIARPIASHLPRPLVTEYVPPPGSVIEHGLLLRADRRVVAAALVDLAVRKQIRILAPRGSRGPVAVSPAPGASLSSEERMLLDALRPAALRPRQERRLLRALAAVDLHVESVSAAPDIAFLRGRGAFRRTQRRQLTAFLTAERERLAAEGLTRSRPSSAHLILLSLLFLATLLIGAFLALGAVLEGEWMGAVAVLLVIAAVFGVLMLAPPPITRFSDRGRDLRRHLAGLREYIRLGEQRRLAALESVAGALRTGAGAPTAGGLALGVAQAPASDDPVAQAQLDRYVLLERLVPYAILFRQERSWQRELEHLGDLDAAENLRVLGGTFEGVMAVLEVLVIIGQIFRVIGGVASLIGRIGN, translated from the coding sequence ATGGTGGACGGGTCCGTAATCCTCGGCATCCTGGCGATCGGCTCCGGCCTGACGCTCATCGGGCTCCTGATCGTCGCGATCGCCCGCCCGATCGCCTCCCACCTCCCGCGTCCGCTCGTGACCGAGTACGTTCCCCCGCCGGGGAGCGTCATCGAGCACGGCCTGCTCCTCCGAGCGGACCGCCGTGTCGTCGCGGCCGCACTGGTCGACCTGGCCGTCCGGAAGCAGATCAGGATCCTCGCTCCGCGCGGCTCCCGGGGGCCGGTCGCGGTGTCACCGGCTCCGGGCGCCTCCCTCTCGAGCGAGGAGCGCATGCTCCTCGACGCGCTGCGACCCGCAGCGCTCCGCCCGCGACAGGAACGGCGCCTGCTCCGCGCGCTCGCCGCCGTCGACCTGCACGTCGAGAGCGTCTCCGCGGCGCCCGACATCGCGTTTCTCCGCGGTCGGGGCGCATTCCGGCGGACGCAGCGCCGGCAGCTGACCGCGTTCCTGACTGCCGAACGGGAACGGTTGGCCGCCGAAGGGCTCACGCGTTCGAGACCATCGAGCGCCCATCTGATCCTGCTCTCGCTCCTGTTCCTCGCCACGCTGCTGATCGGGGCGTTCCTCGCCCTCGGTGCCGTGCTCGAGGGCGAGTGGATGGGCGCCGTCGCGGTGCTGCTCGTGATCGCCGCGGTGTTCGGCGTCCTGATGCTCGCTCCCCCGCCGATCACCCGGTTCTCGGACCGGGGGCGTGACCTCCGTCGGCACCTGGCTGGCCTCCGCGAGTACATCCGTCTCGGCGAGCAGCGTCGTCTCGCGGCACTCGAGTCGGTCGCGGGCGCGCTTCGGACCGGGGCAGGGGCACCGACCGCCGGGGGCCTGGCCCTGGGTGTGGCCCAGGCCCCCGCGAGCGATGATCCGGTGGCGCAAGCGCAGCTCGACCGCTACGTCCTCCTCGAACGGCTGGTGCCGTACGCGATCCTGTTCCGCCAAGAGCGTTCCTGGCAGCGGGAGCTCGAGCATCTTGGCGACCTCGACGCCGCGGAGAACCTGCGCGTGCTGGGCGGCACGTTCGAGGGCGTCATGGCCGTCCTCGAAGTGCTCGTCATCATCGGGCAGATCTTCCGGGTCATCGGTGGTGTCGCCTCCCTCATCGGACGGATCGGGAACTAG
- a CDS encoding cation:dicarboxylate symporter family transporter, with product MSTNPVRTTATGLPRRGKRWDKHTWLYMSVIFAVVAGAVLGLVAPDFATQLEPLGKAFVALIKMMIAPIIFCTIVIGIGSIAKAATVGKIGGLALLYFMAMSTFALAIGLVVGNIIHPGEGLNMSGAEYQAEGEASTTTEFLLGVIPTTFFSSFTGESVLQVLFVALLVGFALQGLKSKGAPIMTAIKHLQTLVFRVLSMILWVAPIGAFGAIAAVVGKTGAAAIWSLGLLMVAFYITCIVFIVGVLGSLLYFVTRVNIFSLMKYLGREYLLIVGTSSSESALPRLIAKLEHLGVSKPVVGITVPTGYSFNLDGTAIYLTMASLFIATGLGQPMSIPEQIGLLVFMIIASKGAAGVTGAGLATLAAGLQAYRPDLVNGVGVIVGIDRFMSEGRALTNFTGNAVATLLIGRWTKQIDIERVQNVLAGRIPFDESLVSGDGHGDDEPVAQSDLQLEPKPEPEAKAEPVSESKPQPERTTAGR from the coding sequence ATGAGTACGAATCCGGTCAGAACGACGGCGACGGGACTGCCGCGCAGAGGCAAGCGGTGGGACAAGCACACGTGGCTGTACATGAGCGTTATCTTCGCGGTCGTCGCGGGCGCCGTGCTCGGACTCGTCGCACCCGACTTCGCGACGCAGCTTGAGCCCCTCGGGAAGGCGTTCGTCGCGCTGATCAAGATGATGATCGCCCCGATCATCTTCTGCACCATTGTGATCGGCATCGGATCGATCGCGAAAGCCGCGACGGTCGGCAAGATCGGCGGCCTCGCCCTGCTCTACTTCATGGCGATGTCCACCTTCGCCCTCGCGATCGGACTGGTCGTCGGCAACATCATCCACCCGGGTGAGGGCCTCAACATGTCGGGCGCCGAGTACCAGGCCGAGGGTGAGGCGAGCACGACCACCGAGTTCCTGCTCGGAGTGATCCCGACCACGTTCTTCTCGTCGTTCACGGGCGAGTCGGTACTTCAGGTGCTCTTCGTGGCGCTGCTCGTCGGCTTCGCGCTGCAGGGCCTGAAGAGCAAAGGCGCTCCCATCATGACCGCCATCAAGCACCTGCAGACGCTCGTCTTCCGCGTGCTCAGCATGATCCTCTGGGTGGCCCCGATCGGCGCGTTCGGTGCGATCGCTGCGGTGGTCGGCAAGACCGGTGCGGCGGCGATCTGGAGCCTCGGGCTTCTCATGGTCGCGTTCTACATCACGTGCATCGTCTTCATCGTCGGTGTGCTCGGCTCCCTGCTCTACTTCGTGACGCGCGTGAACATCTTCAGCCTCATGAAGTACTTGGGGCGCGAATACCTGCTGATCGTCGGCACTTCCTCCTCGGAATCGGCGCTCCCGCGCCTCATCGCGAAGCTCGAGCACCTCGGGGTTTCGAAGCCCGTGGTCGGGATCACGGTGCCGACGGGGTACTCCTTCAACCTCGACGGCACCGCGATCTACCTGACGATGGCTTCACTGTTCATCGCGACGGGGCTCGGGCAGCCGATGTCCATCCCCGAGCAGATCGGGCTCCTCGTCTTCATGATCATCGCGTCGAAGGGTGCGGCGGGTGTGACCGGTGCGGGGCTCGCCACGCTCGCGGCCGGTCTCCAGGCGTACCGGCCCGACCTCGTGAACGGCGTGGGCGTGATCGTCGGCATCGACCGCTTCATGTCTGAGGGCCGCGCCCTCACGAACTTCACCGGCAACGCAGTCGCGACCCTGCTCATCGGGCGATGGACGAAGCAGATCGACATCGAGCGCGTGCAGAACGTGCTCGCCGGGCGGATCCCCTTCGACGAGTCGCTCGTCTCGGGCGACGGACACGGAGACGACGAGCCCGTCGCACAGTCCGATCTGCAGCTGGAGCCGAAGCCCGAGCCCGAGGCGAAGGCCGAGCCGGTGTCGGAGTCCAAGCCGCAGCCGGAGCGGACGACTGCCGGTCGCTAG
- a CDS encoding ATP-binding protein, whose protein sequence is MSRVSSRSTATKVFVALGLTGLVLAAIVAVFLVLDSQRTVRAEAEHVTLAVAGAISADPGVVTALGGNDPSASLQPVAQRIMADSDVDFVTIMTVDGVRVTHADAENIGKPYVGTIPDQPRMLTEEYTGTLGPSVRTIAPVFDGAQHEGWVAVGVTVSSISETVASRLPIVIAWFLGLVVAGLIGALIARRATRRVTGDLEPTRVQDAVLAYESIRTLGEALRAQTHEHGNRMHTAIALMELGRTDEAIEVLAETSRQSQMLVDHAASGDGDPTVGALLLGKAAQAQERGVVWISDIIPNTPRSSLRAMDAITLLGNVIDNAIDAAAAGPEPRWVNVRLGPGTPNGVRFVVRDSGTGIPEEIIDRAFEFGVSTKPSETGGRGVGLALVRSIVDQAGGEIHISDAPTTVLITLPERTT, encoded by the coding sequence ATGTCACGGGTCAGCAGCCGGAGCACGGCGACGAAAGTGTTCGTCGCACTCGGACTCACGGGGCTCGTGCTCGCGGCCATCGTCGCCGTGTTCCTCGTGCTCGACTCCCAGCGCACCGTCCGCGCCGAAGCCGAGCATGTCACGCTCGCCGTCGCCGGCGCGATCAGCGCCGACCCGGGAGTAGTGACGGCGCTCGGCGGCAACGACCCCTCCGCCTCGCTGCAACCGGTCGCGCAGCGGATCATGGCCGATTCCGATGTGGATTTCGTCACGATCATGACGGTCGACGGCGTCCGCGTCACCCATGCCGACGCGGAGAACATCGGCAAACCCTACGTCGGCACCATCCCCGATCAGCCCCGCATGCTCACCGAGGAGTACACCGGCACGCTCGGCCCCTCGGTCCGCACGATCGCACCGGTGTTCGATGGCGCGCAGCACGAGGGCTGGGTCGCCGTCGGCGTCACGGTATCGAGCATTTCGGAGACGGTGGCCTCCCGGCTGCCGATCGTGATCGCGTGGTTCCTCGGACTGGTCGTGGCCGGGCTCATCGGCGCGCTCATCGCCCGCCGGGCGACCCGACGCGTGACCGGAGATCTCGAGCCGACTCGCGTGCAGGACGCGGTGCTGGCGTACGAATCCATCCGCACCCTCGGAGAGGCCCTGCGCGCGCAGACCCACGAGCACGGGAACCGCATGCACACGGCGATCGCGCTCATGGAGCTGGGCCGCACGGACGAGGCCATCGAGGTCCTCGCCGAGACCTCCAGACAGAGCCAGATGCTGGTGGATCACGCGGCGTCCGGAGACGGGGATCCCACGGTGGGCGCCCTCCTGCTCGGAAAGGCAGCGCAGGCCCAAGAGCGGGGCGTGGTGTGGATCTCGGACATCATCCCGAACACACCGCGATCCTCGCTCCGGGCGATGGACGCGATCACCCTGCTCGGGAACGTGATCGACAACGCGATCGATGCCGCCGCCGCCGGGCCGGAGCCACGGTGGGTCAACGTGCGCCTCGGACCAGGCACCCCGAACGGCGTGCGCTTCGTCGTACGCGACAGCGGCACGGGGATCCCCGAGGAGATCATCGATCGGGCCTTCGAGTTCGGGGTCTCCACGAAGCCGTCTGAGACCGGTGGCCGCGGGGTCGGGCTCGCGCTCGTGCGATCGATCGTCGATCAGGCCGGCGGAGAGATCCACATCTCCGACGCACCGACGACCGTGCTCATCACCCTGCCGGAGCGCACAACATGA
- a CDS encoding response regulator, which translates to MIRVLVVDDEALTLELHRGYVEKVAGFTVAGEASSARGALTMAMQETDRFDLVLLDMTMPDGSGLDVLRHLRSRGVTLDVIAITAVRDSEIVRQVLALGAVNYLVKPFTFAMFRDRLEAYARYREQAEQASGASTQAEIDAMLGMMHPPVQTELPKGLSSETLALVSADVREHGPVSARESSARLGVSRVVVRRYLEQLVTEGRVHRAPRYGSPGRPVSEYHWAGAGESEESS; encoded by the coding sequence ATGATTCGGGTGCTGGTGGTCGACGACGAAGCGCTCACGCTCGAGCTGCATCGCGGATACGTCGAGAAGGTCGCGGGGTTCACAGTCGCGGGCGAAGCGAGTTCAGCGCGCGGTGCCCTCACGATGGCGATGCAGGAGACCGATCGGTTCGACCTCGTCCTGCTCGACATGACGATGCCTGACGGGTCTGGCCTCGATGTGCTGCGGCACCTGCGGAGCCGCGGCGTGACGCTCGACGTCATCGCCATCACGGCGGTGCGCGACTCCGAGATCGTGCGGCAGGTGCTGGCGCTCGGAGCGGTCAACTACCTGGTGAAGCCCTTCACCTTCGCCATGTTCCGCGATCGCCTCGAGGCCTATGCGCGGTATCGGGAGCAGGCGGAACAGGCGAGCGGTGCCAGCACGCAAGCCGAGATCGACGCGATGCTCGGCATGATGCACCCTCCCGTGCAGACGGAGCTGCCCAAAGGTCTGTCGTCTGAGACGCTTGCGCTCGTCAGCGCCGACGTCCGTGAACACGGACCGGTGTCGGCGCGCGAATCGAGTGCCAGGCTCGGCGTCTCACGCGTCGTTGTGCGGCGCTACCTCGAGCAGCTCGTCACGGAGGGCAGGGTCCACCGGGCACCCCGTTACGGATCCCCAGGCCGACCGGTCTCCGAGTACCATTGGGCGGGAGCCGGGGAGAGTGAGGAGAGCTCGTGA
- a CDS encoding nitronate monooxygenase, with product MTAAFLETALPLVAAPMAGGATTVDLGAAATGAGALAFLAGGYLSAEALHARIRAARDWGVFGVNLFVPGADAVDAEAFRRYAGELADEARAGGVTLDPVPRTDDDAWSDKVALLCEEPVPVVSFTFALPDRSDIERLRRAGSAVLATVTTVAEARFAEDAGVDGLIVQGPSAGGHSATWDPDRRIADGATAPIVSAVRRNTSLPLIAAGGVDGPAAVAALLHAGADAVAVGTLLLRTDESGASPTHRDALASPEYTETAVTRAFTGRPARALRNGFIDRHASHEITAYPAVHHLTRELRQRAAASGDAERLHLWAGTGYRAAGTGSASDVLRSLAASL from the coding sequence GTGACCGCTGCATTCCTCGAGACCGCGCTGCCGCTCGTCGCCGCACCGATGGCCGGAGGCGCGACGACAGTGGATCTCGGTGCAGCAGCCACGGGCGCGGGCGCTTTGGCTTTCCTCGCCGGGGGCTATCTCAGCGCGGAGGCGCTGCACGCCCGCATCCGGGCCGCACGCGATTGGGGCGTGTTCGGCGTGAACCTCTTCGTGCCGGGCGCGGACGCCGTCGACGCCGAGGCGTTCAGGCGATACGCGGGCGAGCTCGCGGACGAGGCGCGGGCAGGGGGCGTGACGCTCGATCCTGTTCCCCGAACCGACGACGATGCGTGGTCCGACAAGGTGGCACTCCTCTGCGAGGAGCCCGTGCCGGTGGTGTCGTTCACCTTCGCGCTCCCCGACCGCTCCGATATCGAAAGGCTCAGACGCGCCGGCTCCGCGGTACTCGCGACCGTCACCACGGTCGCCGAGGCCCGATTCGCGGAGGATGCGGGCGTCGATGGACTCATCGTGCAGGGACCGTCGGCGGGAGGGCACTCGGCGACGTGGGATCCGGATCGCCGGATCGCCGACGGCGCGACGGCACCGATCGTCTCGGCCGTCCGTAGGAACACCTCCCTGCCACTCATCGCCGCAGGCGGGGTCGACGGGCCCGCTGCCGTCGCGGCGCTCCTGCACGCAGGGGCAGACGCTGTCGCGGTGGGCACGCTCCTCCTCCGCACTGACGAGAGCGGCGCCTCCCCGACGCACCGCGACGCCCTCGCCTCGCCGGAGTACACCGAAACGGCCGTGACGCGCGCGTTCACCGGCCGGCCCGCGAGAGCGCTGCGCAACGGGTTCATCGACCGCCACGCATCGCACGAGATCACGGCGTACCCTGCGGTCCACCATCTCACGCGGGAACTCCGCCAGCGCGCCGCCGCCTCAGGCGACGCCGAGCGGCTCCACCTCTGGGCGGGAACCGGCTATCGGGCCGCGGGCACCGGCTCTGCGTCGGATGTGCTCCGCTCGCTCGCTGCCTCGCTCTGA
- a CDS encoding GntR family transcriptional regulator: MKLPMEPDDARTDVSQGQRVYEWVRDRIIDGRLATGSRVREREVADALGVSRIPIREAFPRLEAEGYIRTLPRRGAVVAPMELADIVELFDVRAALEVLAARLAASRCAEGASGDELRDALRIAEHAVESAEGAAIADATSEFHDAIVDLAGSHLLQSLLRPVKGRVKRLFHIASERDDGDVHREHRDLCDAIVRGQVERAAALALAHVERSRAETVPALAAEHGGATRDADPQSEAASERSTSDAEPVPAAR, encoded by the coding sequence GTGAAGCTGCCCATGGAGCCCGACGATGCGCGCACCGACGTCTCGCAGGGTCAACGCGTCTACGAGTGGGTGCGCGACCGCATCATCGATGGCAGGCTCGCGACGGGCAGCCGTGTCAGGGAACGCGAGGTGGCCGACGCGCTGGGCGTGTCGCGGATCCCGATCCGCGAGGCGTTCCCGAGGCTCGAGGCGGAGGGGTACATTCGTACGCTGCCCCGTCGCGGTGCCGTCGTGGCGCCCATGGAACTCGCCGACATCGTCGAGCTGTTCGATGTGCGGGCGGCGCTCGAGGTGCTTGCGGCGCGGCTGGCCGCGAGCCGGTGCGCGGAAGGAGCGTCAGGAGACGAGCTGCGCGACGCGCTCAGGATCGCCGAGCACGCCGTCGAGTCCGCCGAGGGCGCGGCCATCGCCGATGCCACCTCGGAGTTCCACGATGCCATTGTCGACCTCGCGGGCAGCCACCTCCTGCAGAGCCTTCTCCGACCTGTGAAGGGACGGGTGAAGCGGCTCTTCCACATCGCCAGCGAGCGGGACGACGGCGACGTGCACCGAGAGCATCGAGATCTCTGTGACGCGATCGTGCGCGGTCAGGTCGAGCGTGCGGCCGCACTGGCTCTCGCGCACGTCGAGCGGAGCCGCGCCGAGACGGTGCCGGCGCTCGCCGCCGAGCATGGTGGCGCTACCAGGGACGCAGATCCTCAGAGCGAGGCAGCGAGCGAGCGGAGCACATCCGACGCAGAGCCGGTGCCCGCGGCCCGATAG